Sequence from the Corallococcus sp. EGB genome:
TGGTGCTTGGCGACCAATCGGAACCCTCCGCTCCGAGGAACGTCCTGGTTTCCGCTGCAAGTCGGAACCAGAGCGAGCGGGCAGGCTCCCGTGATGGGCGTTCGAGAATCACGATCGGCCGTTTAGGCGGTGCGGCTGGTGCTCGCGGCCTCATCGCCGCCCCTGAGCAGAACGCGGGCAGTCGCGGGGAGGAGGGCATCACACGTGGCCTGCGCCCGCTCCTGGCGGGGGCCCTGCGACGGGAAGGTGGCATGAGGCCTCCACGGGAAATGTGAGCACCACGCGAGTCGAGAACGTGCGCGGTCGCTCACATTCCAGGAACATGCAAACGACCTCGTCTTCCTCCTCCATCCCTCTCGCCCGTCGGTGCAAGGACTTCCCCCACGCGGGCCACGGGCGCTCGTGATGGGCGCCTCAGCCGGACTGGGCGCGGTGTTCGCCCGCGAACTGGCGGCGCGCGGCATGGCCCTCATTCTGGTGGCCAGCTCCGGGGGCCGGATGCGCGCGCTCGGCGGAGCTGACGAAGGCGCACGACATCCAGGTGGAGGTCCAAGCGCTGGACCTGGGCCGCGAGAGCGCGGGCCGCGAGCTGCCCGCGCGCTGCCGGCAGAAATGCTGCGGGTGGACCTGCTGATCAACAACGCGGCTTCGGCACGCAGAGAGCATTCATCGCGGCGCCGTTCGCGCGGCAGCGCGAGCAGGTGATGCCCAACGTCACGTCGCTGGTGGACACCAGCCACCTGTTCCTGCCGGACATCCTCGCACGCGGCGTGGGCGGCATCCTCAACGCGGCCTTATGGCCATCTACGCGGCCAGCAAGGCGCTCGAGCAGTTCTTTACGGAAGCGCTGTCGGAGGAGACGCGCGAGCGTGGCGTGCGGGTGCTCGCGCTGTGCCCGGGCCCTGTCCAGACGGCGTTCTTCGACGTGGTGGGGACCCGGCTGGCTGCCGTCGGTCCATGGCGACGGCGGAGGCAGTGGTGCTGCGAAGCCTCAAGGCCCTGGACCAGGGCCGGGCATCGGTGGTGCCCGGGTGGCGCAACTGGCGGCAGGCCAACCCGACGCTCTTCACGCCGCGCTGGCTGAACCTGCGTGCGGCGGCCTCCCGAGCCGCGGGGCGGTACGGGCACTGCGTCGCTCATGCAGTAGAGGTAAGGCGCTGGCTCATGGCGCGGGACGCCGCTTCGGGACTGGCGGCGTGGGCGAATCCAGCGCGGCGGCGATCTGCGCGTCGGTGAGCTGGAAGAAGGCCTCACCGCGCGGAGCCCACTCTCCGGTGAAGACGAAGTTGGGGCGAGTGTTCGGCGGCGGCTGGGACACCTTGCCGCCCTGGGACTGGAATGGCGGCGGACGCATGAAGCCCTCCAGCTCCGAAGGGCTGATGCCACAGAAGGCGACCACGGCCGGGTCGATCCATTGCTCGGTGTCGATGGCGCCCTCCTCCGTCGCGAACTCCAGCACGAGCCCCTCCGGTGCCTGGACGTACATCGACTTGCACAGGTTGTGGTTCACGGGCCCCGCCACCCAATAGCCATGCGAGCGCAGCCGGTCGCGCAGCGCGAGCAACTCCACTTCGGATGGGACGCTCAGCGCCAGATGCTGCATCGCGCCCGGCGCCACGGAGCCCGCGCTGAAGCCCGGATGCGAGACGCCCATCACCGGTTCAATGCTCGCCATGTCCGGCGCCTGTACGAAGCTCAGCGAGCAGGTGTCGCCCAGCCGCAGGAAGGCGTGAACGGTGTTCTCCACGCCGTGCATCCAGTACAGCGCCTCCAACTCCATGCCGACGACCTGGGTGAAGAACGTGAGCTGCGCCTTCATGTCCCGCGTCGCGATCGCCAGGTGATGGACGCCATTGGGAAGACCCATCGAGCACCTCCAAGGATTGGAATGTAGTGGGACTTCTAGCGGATTTCCGGGAGACGGAACCATCCGGCCCGCAGGTCGCCAGCTGTCCGATAGCGGATCCCGCGACACGGCAGTTCAACGTGAGGGAACACGTCGCGCGCGGAGCACCGCAGTGAACCGCGAGGGTGCGCGCAAGCGGGCGCGAACGAGGAGTCACGGACAGCCGCCGCCCGCCGGGCACGCTCTCCGAAAACCTGTCCGACTGTCCGACAGGTTCATGCCGCACGAATCCAGCGCGCGTCCACGCACAGGGGAAGCGCCGACCCGCAGCCGCGGGCCAGCGTGGACAGCAAAGAGGATCCACCGGCAGAGGCCGCCCACCGGGCGCGCTTTCCGAAAACTTGTCCGACAGTCGGACAGGTCTGCGCCGCGGCCCCGAGTTCGTGAACATGTCCGACAGTCGGACAGGCTTTCACCGCATGGGGCCGGAGGCCGCGAGCTTGTCCGACAGTCGGGCAGGTCTGCGCCGCAGCCCCGAGTTCGCGAACATGTCCGACAGTCGGACAGGATTTCGCAGACCGAGGCCCGGGGGCTCGCTGTCCCGGAAGGAGACGCGGACAGTTTGCCACCCGCGTCCATGTCAGACCCCTGTGGTTGGATGGCGATGCTGGGGCGAGGAAGGGGAATGGGGATGGAGATGGGACGGGGTGGGCTCGTGGCGTATGTGGAAGCGGAGTTGGAGCGCGATATCGCCTTGGGGCGATTACCGCGCTGCGGGCAGTTCGGCTCGGAAGCGACGCTGGCGCGTCGCCATAACGTGTGTCGGGGCACCATTCGTGAGGCGCTGCGCCGGCTGGCGGCGCGGGGCCTGGTGGTGCAGCGTCCCGGACGTAGGACGCGCGCGGTGGCGCTAGATGAGTCGCTGACGCTGGAGAACCTGGGGCTTGCGCTGCACGACGCGCGCTCACCGGAGGCTCGTCGGCTCCTGGAGGGCTACTTCAGCCTTCGGCGGCAGGTGATGGTGGAACTCCTGGTCGACTGCTGCGCGAAGGCCTCGCAGGGGGATTTGAACCAGTTGTCGCAGGTCTGCTTCGGGCTTTGGGACGCGGGGAAGTGGGAATCGGGAGAGCGGTGCGCCCAGGTGGAGTTTGAGTTGCTGCGGCTGGCGGCCCGGGTGGCGGAGCGGCCCGGACATGTGCTCCTTGTCCAGTCCCTGCAACGGGCCTTTCTGGGAGCCGCGGCTCGACTGCTGCCCTTCATGGGCGGTGATGCGCTGCGTGAGTGGGCCATTCGCGCCATGAATGCTCTGTCGGAGCGCGACGTGCGGGCGCTCCAGCAGGAGCTGCCGACGCTGATGGCGGTTTGCGATGAGCGCGTGCTCGAACAGTTCGCGCCTGTCCCCATGAAGCCGGTTTCCCTTGAACCCCACCGTGACGAGAGCGGCGCTCTTGACGGCTGTGCGTCAGCCATTCCGCAGGGCGATGTGATGGAGGCCCGCCTCTGTGGGGCGACGTGTAGCCCTGACAGAGTCGTGCCGACCTCCGAGCATGACGGTGTGCTGCGGGAACTTCCCGACAGGGAGGCGCATGGCCTTGAGCTGACGATACGGGAACTTGAGGAGCTTGCGCCCATCCCCGAGCAGGGCGGGGCACTGGATGAGTGCCTTGGCGGGGATGCACGTCACATGGGCGGCCCTACCGCGGCCGTCGCGAGGAGTGAGGGACTTGAGCCTGCCTGCTGCATCCATGGGGTGCCCCGCCTCGTGGAGCAGTACCGCGGGGCGGGGCTGTCTCCCACCTCCGCCGGGGCCGTCCCTTTCGAGTCCGCTGAAGAACTCTCCGGGGACTCGATGCCTGGAGCCTTGGGAAATCTGTCCGGCTGTCGGACTGGGCCCGGGACCTCGTGTCCGGCGGAGCGCCTCCCGTCCGTGACTCCACCCAGGGGTTCCTGGGAGTTTCCCCGCGCGGCGGTGCCCGAGGACGGAGAACCGCTTCACGACATCCAGGGGGCCCTGCGCTGGTGGACTGCTCGCCTCTGGCGATTCACCGCGCGTTGCCTGGGACTGGCTGCTTCGTGAGCGGCGACAGCCCTTCGCGTCCCCGCTCGGGTGTGCGGCTTCGCGCGCCTTCCCTGGAGCGCTCCGGATGGCCTGCCTAGGGGACGGCCTTCGTTGTGGCGGGCGCGAAGGCCTCCTTCAACACCTTCACCTCCAGGGAACGGTAGATGTTGGCGTGACGCAGGTCGGGGTGCGGCTCGTACTTCCACTTCAGGCCCTTGGGCGCGTGCTGGCGGAACGCTTCGGCCATTCGCTCGGCCTCGGACGCGACGTCGTCGCCTGCCGAGGCCAGGTAGAGCGTGGCCTTCAGGTCCGGCCGTGCCTGGAGCCGCTCGGCGGCCTTGCGGACCCATTCGTCGTCGTTCCACCAGAGGCTGGGGCTCAGCGCGATGGAGGTGCCGAACATCCCGGGCTGGAGGAAGAACGTCTCCACGATGAACAGCCCCGCGAGCGACTCGCCGATGATGGCCGTCTCGTCGGTGACTCGGTACTGGCGGCGCACGTGCGGCATCAGCTCGTCGCGCAGGAAGGCCCGGAACGCCGCGGAGCCGCCGACGCGTGGGGCGATCTCCTTGTCGGACTCGACCTGCGTGGGCCCGGTCATGTCGCGGCGCCGTTCGGTGTTCTCGATGCCCACCAGGATGACGGGACGCATCTCCCCGGCGCGGATGGCGGTGTCCACGGTGGTGGCCACGTGCGGGAAGTCCTCCTGCTCGCCGCCGTCGGGCATGTAGAGGACCGGGTAGCGCACGCCCTTCGCCGCGCCGTAGCCGGGCGGCGTGTAGACGTTGATGCGCCGTTTTTCCTTCAGCGCCTTCGACGGGAGCGTGAACGTCGCGTGCGGAGGCATCGGCTCCGCTTCCGCGGCATGGACCACGCCGCTGACGAGGACGACGGTGAGCAGGAAAAGACGGACATACCTCATCGGTTGCTATCTCCTGATGCGAGGGATGCTCACGGGCTTCAGCGCCGGGACGGCGGGCGCGACGACGACGGCGACTTCGCCTTGGGCGCGCGCCGGGCGACGAAGAGCGTGTGCCGCGTTCCCTTGGTGCCGTGCGCCGCGGGGTGGAGCAACTGGACGGTGAAGCCCACCTCCTCCAGGCGATTCACGAACGCGGGCGAGGGCCCTGCGCTCCACACCACCAACGTGCCGTTGGAGCGCAGGGCGTTGAAGGCGTGCGACACACCAGTGATGTCGTAGAGGCTGCCGTTGTCGGGGTGGGTGAGGGCGGTGGGGCCGTTGTCCACGTCGAGCAGGATGACGTCGAAGCCTCCCTGCTGCTTGCGCATCAGCTTTCCCACGTCACCTTCCACCACGGTGACGCGCGGGTCCTCCAGCGGCGCCTTTGCCAGCGGCGCGAGGATGCCCCGGTTCCACTCCACCACCGGAGATATCAGCTCCGCGACCACGACGCGGGCGCCCGGCCCCAGGCGATCGAGCACCGCGCGGACCGTGAAGCCAAAACCCAGCCCTCCCACGAGCACCCGGGCGGGCGCGTCCGCCACGAGGTTCGCGCAGCCGGCCTCGGCCATGGCCATCTCCGAGCCATGCTGACGGCTGGACATCAACGTCTGCCCGCGCACGCGCAGCACGTACTCTTCGTCTCGCCGGGCGAGCACGACCTCACCCACGTCCGGCACCTGCGCTCGCTCCACTGTCTCCCAGGGCTTCATGCCTGCGCTCTTCGCGCGACCGGGCCTCCGGGTCAAGTCGCCGCCTTGACACCCCGGAACGTGCCTGCGAAATGCCGGACGACCGCCCCCCACCGAATGGAACGCAACGGACGACAGGCATGGCCCCCGGAGCTGTCCGAGCCCTTGCGCGAGGTGGACCGCCTGCGCCGGGGAGGCCGCTACACGTCGGCGCTCGCGCTGGCGCGGACGCTGGCGGAGGCGCATCCGACGCAGGTGCGGGTGCTGGTGGAGGTGGGGCTGACGCTGGGCGTGTGGGGCGGCCAGCCGGCGGAGGCGCTGCCCTGGTTCGACCGCGTGCTGGAGCTGGCGCCGGGGCACGTGGCCACGCGTTATCACCGGGCGCTCACGCTGGCCCGGCTGGGGCGGCACTCGGAGGCGGTGGAGGAGTTCGCGCGGGTGGAGTCCGCGGGCTTCCGCAAGGCGCTGGTGCTGCACATGAAGCGCGCGGAGTCGCTCGAAGCGCTGGGGCGGCTGGCGGAGGCGGAGGCGGACTGGACCGCGGCCCTGGCCGAGGACCGGGGCAACCCGTGGCTTCTTCAACAGCGGGCCCGGAGCCGCGCCCGGCTGGGGCGGACGGACGCCGCGGAAGCGGACCTGACCGCCGCGCTCGCATCCCAGGCAGGCGACGCGGTGGACCCCGAGCTGCTGTACGAGCGGGGCGTGCTCCGGCTTCAGCGGGGAGCGGTCGTAGGCGCCCGTGCGGACTTCGACGCGGGGCTCCAGGCCTTCCGCGTGGGTGACCCTCCGGCGTTGCTGGATGCGCTCCGGCTCGGAGGACAGGACGCGGCAGCCCGTGAGCGTGGCTGACACCCCCGGGCATCAACACCGGAAGCGCAGAAAGCCGGCCCCGAGCTGGATATCCTCGCGAGGGCTGGATGCGCGGCCGCAAGCGGCGAGCCCGCCTCCACGTGAGGCACTCCCAGGCGGCGGAGCACGGTGAGCGACGGGAATCCCCTTCGGATGGCGTCCGAGTTCGCCCTGGCAGGCCGGACGGCCGAGGCCATTGATTGCCTCGAAGCCGCTCTGGCGCGCACCCGGTCGGACAGGGAGCGGCCCGCCAACACATCCCTCCTGGCCCGGGTTGCCGGACTCCACTGCGACGCAGCCGGGAGACTTTCGCAAGCAGCGCTCTACTCCGAAGAAGCCGCTGCCACCGAGGAGCGGGATCCGCTCCCGCTGCTCGCCCTGGCGGATGTCCGCTGGCGATCAGGTTCAACGGACAGCGCACGCTCGTGCCTGGACAGGGCCGAATCCCTGGCCCGGTCGCTCGCGGATGAGGATGCCTTGCGGATGGTCGCCAACATCCGCTCGGCATGGGCGGGCGAATCCTCGGGCGGTTGATGGGCGCCGAGCGCTTCCTGCGCGCCGCCTCGCCTGCCTATGCGTGCTCGGCGCGTGCCGCGGCGGGACGACCGCCGCCACGGTTCGAGACCGCGAAGAGGGCCGCTCCGGCGAGGGTGAGCGCGACCGCGGCCCACGCCGGCGCGAGGTAGCCCCACCCGGCCGCGATGACCAGGCCTCCCAGCCACGCGCCCGCGGCGTTGGCGATGTTCAGGGCGGAGTGGGACATCGACGCGGCCAGGGAGGGCGCTCCAGGGGAGGCCTCCATGAGCCGCACCTGCACGGCCGGCGCGAGGAACTGCGCCGCGAAGCCGATGAGGAACACCAGCGGGACCGCCGCCCAGAGCGCCCCCGCCGTGAGCGCGAACAGGCCCATCACGAGCGTCGTCGCGCCAAACCCCACCCACATCGCGAGCGTCACCGAATGGTCCGTGAGGCGGCCTCCGAACATCGCCCCCACCGTCATCCCCACGCCGAAGAGCGCGAGCACCCACGGCAGCCCCGACTCGGGCAGGCCCGACACGAGCGTCAGCGTCGGCGCGATGTAGCTGTAGACCGCGAACAGCCCTCCGAAGCCCACCGCGCCCACCAGCGACGTCCACCACACCTGCGGCTGCCGCAGCGCGGACAGCTCCTGGCGGATGCTGCTGCCTCCCAGCGAGGCCACGTGCGGCACCCACAGCCAGAGCGCCATGAGCGTCACCAGTCCAATGGCGCCCACCAGCAGGAACGTGCTCCGCCAGCCCAGGTGCTGCCCCAGGAACGTCGCCGCCGGGACGCCGACGATGTTGGCCACCGTGAGCCCGGCCATGACCAACGCCACCGCGCGCCCCCTGCGTCCGGCTCCCAGCAGCTCGGCTCCCACGACGGAGGCCACCCCGAAGTAGGCGCCATGCGGCAGGCCCGCCATGAACCGCGCCGCGACGAGCGTGTCGAGCGTGGGCGCCAGCGCCGACGCCGTGTTGCCCAGGGTGAACGCCACCATCAGCAGGAGCAGCAGCGCCCGGCGCGACATCCGCGCCGTCACGATGGCGACCAGCGGCGCTCCCACGACCACGCCCAGCGCATACGCGGCGATGACGTGACCACTCATGGGAATCGTCGTCCCGAGCCCGCTCGCGATTTGGGGAAGGATGCCCATGGTGGCGAACTCGGTCGTCCCGATACCGAAGCCACCCAGCGACAGCGCCAGGAGCGCACGCCCTACGTGTTGCGTCTGCACGGTGTCTCCAATCCAGGTCGGCAGGTGGGCCGCGAGCCTCGGCCACGGCGCCTCGCGCGAAGGGCGGCGTCCTCAGGCCTTGTCTTCGGGAGGTAACGTCTGCACGATTCGGCATCAATCTGCCGAATCCGGTGCGCTTTGACAATCCAGAGGACGAATTCGGCACCCTGCCTTGCCGAATCCTGCATGGAGCCCGCACGCATGGTCACCCACGAGCGGCACAAGCGGATCCTCGAGCTCCTGGCCCGCGACCAGCGTGTCGCCGCGTCCGCCCTGGCCGAGGCGTTCGGCGTCTCCGAGGACACCATCCGGCGCGACCTCCGCGAGCTCGCCGAGGACGGGTTGCTCCGCCGCGTCTATGGGGGCGCGGTCCCCCGCACGCCCATCGCGCCGACCTACGCGGGACGGCGGGGGGAGTCCGTGGAGGCCAAGAGCGCGATCGCCGCCACCGTGGCGGGCCTCCTCCGCCCCGGACAGCTCATCTTCCTGGATGCGGGCACGACGGCCACGGCGGTCGCGTCCCACCTGCCGCCAGACCTGAAGCTGACGGTCGTCACGCACAGCCTGCCCGTCGCCTCCGTCCTCGCCGAGCACCCGGGGGTGGAGGTCATCCTGCTAGGAGGGCGGCTGCTGAAGGACTCCCTGGCCGTGGCCGGGGCCGAGACCGTGGAGGGATACCGCAAGTTCCGCGCGGACCTCTGCGTGCTGGGGACCGCGAGCGTGCACCCGGAGCTGGGACTGGGCGTGTTCAGCCACGAGGACGCGGAGGTGAAGCGCGCCATGGTGGCCGCGGCCACGGAGGTCATCGCCGTGGCGGCGGGGGAGAAGCTGTGCACGACGGCCCCCTTTGTCGTCGGGCCCCTCTCCCTCATCGACCGGCTGGTGACGGACGCACCTGCCCCCGCCGGCTTCGCGCGGGCGCTCGCGCTCGCGGGCGTCGAGCTCATCCAGCACTAACGGCGGACGGGCCGCTCAGCCCTCGCGGGGGATGGGCTCGAACTCGATCGTCTTCCCGTGCGAGCGCACGTAATAGAGGTGGATGCGCAGGTGGGGGTACGCCGTCTGGAGCTCCTTCGCGCCGAAGTGCAGGTCCTTCAGCTGCTGCTCCACGGCGATGTCCGGCCCCAGCGCCCCGTGCTTCGCGTGGTAGTAGCCGCACCCCGCGTGGGCCAGCAGCAGCACGTCCTCGATGTGGTGGCCCTCGATGAGGAAGCGCGCGGCCTTCGTGAAGCCCTCGCTCTCCAGGTAGTCCGACGCCCAGCGGTTGAGCAGCGCGGGGCCTCCAGGAATGGTGAGCGTGTCGATGCGCGGGTGGCCCAGGTGGCGGGCCAGGTCCTCCACGGCCTCGGTGAAGCGCCCGTCCGAGCAGTACACGGCCAGGGTCTTCGGGTGGACGGGCTCGAAGGGGACACGGGAGACAAAGGGGGCGGGCATGCCCCCCAGGTTAATGGCTCCCGGCTCCCGCGAAAGCGCCTTCGAGGCGTCGGGTGAGAATCGCTGGCGCGCCCGGTGTCAGTTGTGTTCCGGGAAGGCGGCGGGCTGCCCCGTGCCGCCGTTGCCCTCGGGCTTCGGGCCTGCGTGGCGGTCCGCCTCGGCCTCTCGTCCACCGCCCTTGTGCCGCAGGTTCTCGTCCTCGCCCAGGCCCTGGCGCTGGACCTGCTTTTCGTCCGGTTTCTTCGTCTCCATCTCGAACCCCCTGTCGTTGAAGAAGGTCCTCCGACGTCCTCCCAAGATGGGAGGTGGCCGCGCGGATTGCCATGTCCGGCGCCTGCCCGGCTGGCTGCTCAGCGCGACGCGCCGAACCCGTCCTGGAGCGCGGCAAGCACCGCGGGCTCCTGCGGGTTGTTGAAGTGGCGCCCGCCGGGGACGAGGCGCACCTGTGCGCCCAGGCGCTCCTCGAAGAGGCGCGTGTTGCGGCGATGGTCGGACGTGAAGGGGTCGGAGTCCGACAACACCACCACGCAGCGGCGGAGCGCGGCGCGGATGCGCTCGAAGTCCATGGGCGCGTCGAGCCACGGCCGCAGCGTGTCCCAGGGCTTGTCGACCTCGAACCAGCCCGCGACGAACACGGCGCCTTCCACGGTGTGGCCCGGAGGCAGCGCGGACAGGTAGCGCATCACGGCCTGACAGCCGACGCTGTGGCCCAGGAACACCGTGGAGGGCGCGGGCACCGGCCCCACCGCGGACGCGAGCGTGGACACCCAGCCGTCGATGGTGGGCGCGCCCGGCGTGGGCATGGCCAGCGTGCGGACATCCTCGAAGAGGGGCGGCGGCGTGCGCAGCTTCGCGGTGAGCCACGGGTAGAAGTCCGTCTCGGGGCTTCCCGCCCAGCGGGGGACCATGACGAGGGAGCGGGTCATGGCCGCGAGTGTGCCACGCGCTTCAGCCCTCGCGAACGGCCCGGGCCTCGAGCGCGACGCGGGCCCGCTCCGCGAGCCTCAGGCTGTCGGGAAGCGCCCGGCCCAGCAGCGCCGGGACGCCCACGGCCAGCGCCACCGCGTTGCTGTAGAAGCACGCCTGCGCGCGGGACAGGTCCGCGAGCGGCAGCACCCGCTCCACCACCGGGAGCCCGTCCACGGAGGCCATGGCCAGCAGCACCGCGCGCGCGATGCCCGGCAGGCACGGCGCGGACAGCGGCGGGGTGACGAGCGCGCCGTCGAGCTGCACGAAGAGGTTGGCGGTGGGCAGCTCGCAGACCTCGGCGGCCTCGTTGGTGATGACGGGCAGTCGCGGCAGCAGCGCGTGCTGACGGAAGTACGCCAGGCCCTTGTGGTTCACCGTGCGCTCCGAGCGCCGGTACGCCCCGGTCTCCACGCCGTCCAGCTCGCGCCCCTCCCGGTGCAGGACTTCGAGCTCGGCGGGGAGCGAGCGGAAGGTGCACAGCACGTGGCCGTCGCTGACCGCGAGCTTGCCCACGCCGGTGAAGCGGGCACCCAGCGCCGCGTCCGCCGCGAGACAGCGGCGCAGGGTGTCCCGAACGGCGTCCTCGCGCAGGAGCGTGGGGGACGGAGTGCGCACGGCGCCGGGGAACGCGTCCAGGCTCCCTCGCAGGCGGGTCAGGTGTCTCGCGAGGAACCGGGGCTGCCCGGCGTCGATGCGGAAGGTGGTGAAGAAGCCCGCGCCGAAGAAGAAGCCCTGGGCGAAGTCCTGGAGGCGCAGGTCCTCCCAGCGCTGGACGACGCCATCGACGGAGACGGTCGGGAACATGCTCAGGCCTGGGTGCCGGGCGGCTTCACACGGTCGGGGCCCACCCTGAACGTGTCCCAGGGGAGGAAGAACCACGGCGACGCCTGGCGAGCGGGCTGCGGGGGCATGCCCTCATTCTAGCCCCGCCGGTGCCCGGGGTGAGTGCTCATCAGGGGCTGGCCGCATTGCCGCCCTGCGGGAGGGCGGGCAGCGTGAAGAAGAACGCGGCCCCGTGGCCCGGCTGGCTCTCCACCCAGACGCGGCCGCCGTGGGCCTCCACCAGCCCCTTGACGATGGCGAGCCCCAACCCCGCGCCCGCCTTGCGCGCGTGGATGGCCTGCCAGAAGCGGTCGAAGACGTGCGGCAGCGACCGCGTGTCGATGCCCGGCCCCGAGTCCTCCACGCGGAAGCACACCTGGTCTCCCCGGCGCGCGGCCTTCAGGAGGATGTGGCCGCCGGGTGGCGTGAAGTGGATGGCATTGCCCACCAGGTTCTGGAAGACGCGCACCAGGCGCGCCCGGTCCGCGCGCACCGGGGGCAGGTCCGGTTCGCATGCCACGTCGACGCGGGGCGCCCACGCGCGGTCCTGTGCGGGCCCTGATGCACGGCCATTCGGCCACTCCGCTCGGGAAAGACACCTGAGGGACGTATGGGAGTTGCTGCCCGGTGAAGCCGTCCGGGACGACTCCTCGCCCGTGGACCCGTCCTCGCCACGGAGGGGGAGCACCCCCCCTGCCCGCGGGGGCCGAGGAGGCGCGTGAGGTGGGCGTCAGGAGCCCTGCCAGGCGGGACTCACCCGGCGTTGCGGATGCCCTGCTCGCTGGAGCGGTGTGCGAGTTGGAGGATCTCCTCCTCGGACAACTGCTCCGTCTTGATGATGTTCCGGTCCGCCCTGAGCTGTTCCACCTGGCCTTCACGCAGCACATGGAACTGGCCGGTCTTCTGCGGCGGCAGCCGCACCGCGGGGTCCACGCGGGCCTCCGAGAACATCGGCTTGAGCTTCTTGAGCGCCACCTCTTCCTTCACGCGGCCGGCGAACCAGGCGCGCACGTTGTCACGGCACTTGTAGTCGAGGTCGCCCGGGCTCTGCGTCGCGAGCATCACGCCGACGCCGGCCGACCGCGCGCGCCGGAGCAGGTTCTCCATGGGCTGCTTCGTGGCGGGGATGCTCTGCGCGGGCAGGTAGATGTCCGCCTCGTCGAAGAGCAGCACGGCCTGGAGCTTGGGGGCCGGGTGCTGGCTGGCCCAGCGGTTGGCCTCCACCAGGAGTTGGGACACCCAGAACAGGGAGCTCTGCAGTCCGCCCAGGAACTTGGTGCTGA
This genomic interval carries:
- a CDS encoding SDR family NAD(P)-dependent oxidoreductase; the protein is MAIYAASKALEQFFTEALSEETRERGVRVLALCPGPVQTAFFDVVGTRLAAVGPWRRRRQWCCEASRPWTRAGHRWCPGGATGGRPTRRSSRRAG
- a CDS encoding VOC family protein, with product MGLPNGVHHLAIATRDMKAQLTFFTQVVGMELEALYWMHGVENTVHAFLRLGDTCSLSFVQAPDMASIEPVMGVSHPGFSAGSVAPGAMQHLALSVPSEVELLALRDRLRSHGYWVAGPVNHNLCKSMYVQAPEGLVLEFATEEGAIDTEQWIDPAVVAFCGISPSELEGFMRPPPFQSQGGKVSQPPPNTRPNFVFTGEWAPRGEAFFQLTDAQIAAALDSPTPPVPKRRPAP
- a CDS encoding FadR/GntR family transcriptional regulator, which produces MEMGRGGLVAYVEAELERDIALGRLPRCGQFGSEATLARRHNVCRGTIREALRRLAARGLVVQRPGRRTRAVALDESLTLENLGLALHDARSPEARRLLEGYFSLRRQVMVELLVDCCAKASQGDLNQLSQVCFGLWDAGKWESGERCAQVEFELLRLAARVAERPGHVLLVQSLQRAFLGAAARLLPFMGGDALREWAIRAMNALSERDVRALQQELPTLMAVCDERVLEQFAPVPMKPVSLEPHRDESGALDGCASAIPQGDVMEARLCGATCSPDRVVPTSEHDGVLRELPDREAHGLELTIRELEELAPIPEQGGALDECLGGDARHMGGPTAAVARSEGLEPACCIHGVPRLVEQYRGAGLSPTSAGAVPFESAEELSGDSMPGALGNLSGCRTGPGTSCPAERLPSVTPPRGSWEFPRAAVPEDGEPLHDIQGALRWWTARLWRFTARCLGLAAS
- a CDS encoding alpha/beta hydrolase, whose translation is MRYVRLFLLTVVLVSGVVHAAEAEPMPPHATFTLPSKALKEKRRINVYTPPGYGAAKGVRYPVLYMPDGGEQEDFPHVATTVDTAIRAGEMRPVILVGIENTERRRDMTGPTQVESDKEIAPRVGGSAAFRAFLRDELMPHVRRQYRVTDETAIIGESLAGLFIVETFFLQPGMFGTSIALSPSLWWNDDEWVRKAAERLQARPDLKATLYLASAGDDVASEAERMAEAFRQHAPKGLKWKYEPHPDLRHANIYRSLEVKVLKEAFAPATTKAVP
- a CDS encoding tetratricopeptide repeat protein, producing the protein MERNGRQAWPPELSEPLREVDRLRRGGRYTSALALARTLAEAHPTQVRVLVEVGLTLGVWGGQPAEALPWFDRVLELAPGHVATRYHRALTLARLGRHSEAVEEFARVESAGFRKALVLHMKRAESLEALGRLAEAEADWTAALAEDRGNPWLLQQRARSRARLGRTDAAEADLTAALASQAGDAVDPELLYERGVLRLQRGAVVGARADFDAGLQAFRVGDPPALLDALRLGGQDAAARERG
- a CDS encoding MFS transporter, with amino-acid sequence MQTQHVGRALLALSLGGFGIGTTEFATMGILPQIASGLGTTIPMSGHVIAAYALGVVVGAPLVAIVTARMSRRALLLLLMVAFTLGNTASALAPTLDTLVAARFMAGLPHGAYFGVASVVGAELLGAGRRGRAVALVMAGLTVANIVGVPAATFLGQHLGWRSTFLLVGAIGLVTLMALWLWVPHVASLGGSSIRQELSALRQPQVWWTSLVGAVGFGGLFAVYSYIAPTLTLVSGLPESGLPWVLALFGVGMTVGAMFGGRLTDHSVTLAMWVGFGATTLVMGLFALTAGALWAAVPLVFLIGFAAQFLAPAVQVRLMEASPGAPSLAASMSHSALNIANAAGAWLGGLVIAAGWGYLAPAWAAVALTLAGAALFAVSNRGGGRPAAARAEHA
- a CDS encoding DeoR/GlpR family DNA-binding transcription regulator, whose translation is MVTHERHKRILELLARDQRVAASALAEAFGVSEDTIRRDLRELAEDGLLRRVYGGAVPRTPIAPTYAGRRGESVEAKSAIAATVAGLLRPGQLIFLDAGTTATAVASHLPPDLKLTVVTHSLPVASVLAEHPGVEVILLGGRLLKDSLAVAGAETVEGYRKFRADLCVLGTASVHPELGLGVFSHEDAEVKRAMVAAATEVIAVAAGEKLCTTAPFVVGPLSLIDRLVTDAPAPAGFARALALAGVELIQH
- a CDS encoding carbonic anhydrase — protein: MPAPFVSRVPFEPVHPKTLAVYCSDGRFTEAVEDLARHLGHPRIDTLTIPGGPALLNRWASDYLESEGFTKAARFLIEGHHIEDVLLLAHAGCGYYHAKHGALGPDIAVEQQLKDLHFGAKELQTAYPHLRIHLYYVRSHGKTIEFEPIPREG
- a CDS encoding alpha/beta hydrolase, translating into MTRSLVMVPRWAGSPETDFYPWLTAKLRTPPPLFEDVRTLAMPTPGAPTIDGWVSTLASAVGPVPAPSTVFLGHSVGCQAVMRYLSALPPGHTVEGAVFVAGWFEVDKPWDTLRPWLDAPMDFERIRAALRRCVVVLSDSDPFTSDHRRNTRLFEERLGAQVRLVPGGRHFNNPQEPAVLAALQDGFGASR
- a CDS encoding aminotransferase class IV codes for the protein MFPTVSVDGVVQRWEDLRLQDFAQGFFFGAGFFTTFRIDAGQPRFLARHLTRLRGSLDAFPGAVRTPSPTLLREDAVRDTLRRCLAADAALGARFTGVGKLAVSDGHVLCTFRSLPAELEVLHREGRELDGVETGAYRRSERTVNHKGLAYFRQHALLPRLPVITNEAAEVCELPTANLFVQLDGALVTPPLSAPCLPGIARAVLLAMASVDGLPVVERVLPLADLSRAQACFYSNAVALAVGVPALLGRALPDSLRLAERARVALEARAVREG
- a CDS encoding cell wall metabolism sensor histidine kinase WalK yields the protein MACEPDLPPVRADRARLVRVFQNLVGNAIHFTPPGGHILLKAARRGDQVCFRVEDSGPGIDTRSLPHVFDRFWQAIHARKAGAGLGLAIVKGLVEAHGGRVWVESQPGHGAAFFFTLPALPQGGNAASP